TCGCCTTTCATCCGGCGGACCGCTTCGTCGAGCGACATGCCGTCGGTCGATTCCCCGGCGATCTCGACAATTCGGTCGCCGGCCATCACGCCGGCGCGATAGGCCGGCGTGCCGTAGAGCGGACTCGTGACGCGGAGCCCGCCGTCGCGGTCGGGGCCGACCTGGATGCCGATGCCGCCGAACTCCTGTTCGACGCTGGTCTTGAAGCGGCTCAACTCTTCGGGACTGATGTAGTTCGAGTACGGGTCGAGTTTTTCGAGGATGCCTTCGATGGCCGCCTCGAACAGTTCGCGGCGATCGACGTCCTCGACGTAGTTGCGTTCGACCTGGTCGAGCGTGTCGGCGAGCACCTTGTACAGCTCGTAGTACTCTTCGCGTTCCTTCTGCGTTTTGGCCTGATCGGCTTCGGCCGTCGCCTCGGCGGCGCGCAGCACCGCGGGAGCCATCAACCAACTTGCCGCCAACACCGCCGCCCCCAGCGCCCGAACAGTCATGCTTGCAAATCCTTTATGTTCAAAGTCTTGAAGGGCGGCCGAAGTTGACCAGCAAAATGCCGTCGCCAACAGGCTGTTTGGAGTATACGCCGCTTGCCGGCGGCCCGGCAAGCGACTGGCTCGCGCTCCAAACCTTTTCACGATCATTCCTTAGCACGCGAGCAGCGACGCAAAGTGTTCACGATCGCCGCGCGCTCAGATCGTTGCCACGGCGACGCGCTTTGAGCCAGGCGTACAGTTCAAGAACCCCACTAACGGGCGACAGTTTCGTCCCAAATTGAGAGGGGCGTCTCGGTGTGAGAACACTTTCCAAAGTTTCGGGCCGAGTGACAAGATGCACATAATCGTCGTAAGTGATGGTGCGTGAATGGATTAAGCGAAATAGCGATGAGTATCCCACCAGGTGGCACGACGGTTGCAATCTGTACCTTCTCAGGCGATCAGCATCAACCAGCAGCGGGGCACGGTCACATGAGACTTTATCAAACAGTTGTGGCGGGATTTGTCGGTGGATTGATGTTGGCGAGCGCTAGCATCGGCAACGCCCAGGGCGTTGCTGTTGCGCAAGCCGGTTTTCAGCCTTATGGCTCGGGCGGATATGCCTATCGCGGCTATGGTTACCACTCCTCGACGGCGGCCGAAGGTTACGGACGGGGCGCCGCGGCGGTGATTCAGGCAGCGGGCGAATACAATTTGAATACGTCGCAAGCCGCGATCAATTACGAACAGGCCTATCGCATGAGCCTGGAAACTTCAGTGACCAAAGCCGAAACTTTTTTTGCCAAGCGTCGAATCAATGAAAGTTATCGCGAATCCAAGCAAGGGCCGCCGCCGAGTCGCGAGACCTTGGCGCAACGCGCCCGTGACGCCGCGCCGGACCGCTTGAACAACGATCAGTTCGAGGCGGCGTTCGGCACGTTGTTCTGGCCGGCGGCGTTTGACGAGCATCGCTTTGCCGCGCAACGCAATGAGTTGGATCGGCTGATGGCGGATCGTGACGCGCAGGCGGGAGTGGGCTCCGCGCACTACCATGACGTGGCGTCCATTACAGCCGCGATGAAAGGTGAACTGCGGGGATTGATCTTCGAGATGACCCCGACGGAATACGTGCAGGCCCTTAATTTTCTAAATAGCGTCGCCTATGAAGCCCGGTTTGTGCCAGCAGCCGAGGGTTTGGCCGCCAACTAGTAATTAGTCCGTAAGCAAGTCAAGTTCGTGCAGGTCCTCTCCTTTTCCACGCGGGCGCGATCGGGTGTGTGGTCCCGGTCGCGCCCGTCGCTGTTTGCGCGGAGACCCTCCAATTTGAACCGCTGAGGCGCGGAGAGGGAGGGAGTAGGAGGGAGGTTGAGAGGCTTCGCCCGCTACGCGTTCGCCATGATTCCGGCCGTGGTGGGCTGGAAGGCAGAGCGGGAGGCCAGCGCCAGGCGAATTCTGCGGATGACTTCTTCGTCTGTTGGGTAAGGCGACACTAGCGCCGGACGCAGCGGCATGGGGATTTCGTCCATGCGGTAGGCGGTTCCCGGGGCGCTAATGCCCGTTGTCGCCGTGGTGATATGCACCCGCGCGATGCGGCTGGTGTGCGTCACTTTGGGGTCGAGCACAATCGTGGGAATGCGTTCCAAGTGGTCGATCGCCGGCTGCGGCATCGTCGCGCCGGGGTCGGCGCCGAGGATCAGCGCCGCATCGCAATCGCCGCGGACCAGGATGTCGATCGTCGAAAACTCGCCCGGATTAAAGCGTGGGTAACCGCGGCACATGTTCACGCCGAAGGGATAACCGGTCGTGTACCGCATGACGACATCGGCGCCGGTGACGTTTCCATGGCCCCGCATCGGCATGGCGACGAATTTGGTGAAGGCGTTCATCTCGGCGGCCAGCATCAGCACCGAAGCCGAGTTCATGTGCTTACCGCGCGTCATCGACAAGCCCATGCCGAAGAAGATCACGCCGAACTTGGCGCGTTTCATCCGGTCGACCAAATCCTCAAGGACTTCCAACGAGATGCCGGCTTCGTCCGCGATCGACGGATTGACCGGCTGCCCTTTGATCATGGCGCGGAGCGCGGTGATCAGCTCGAAATCCTTGCCGGGCCGAATTTGCAGGAAGATGTCGGCCGCCTTGGCGCTCATCGTCTCGCGGATATCGACGAGGACCATCGTGCGGGCTTTGCGCCCTTGGGGAAGGTACTTCCCCTTCTGCATGATGGTGTACTTGGTGAAATGCCGGGGGTGGCATTCGGCGGGGTTGCCGCCCCAATAGATGATGAAGTCGGCCCGATTCTTGATTTCGCCGAGCGTGCAGGTGACCTTTCCGCCCAACTGGGCGGCAATCTCAGTGGGACCGTGTCACAACGACGTGTGACTGTCGATCACGCCTCCGATTATTTCGGCGAGATGGACCGATTCTCGCTGCGCCTCGCAGGTGATGTTGCTCAGTCCGTAGACGAGCGGCATATCGGCGCGGTGGAGATGATCGGCGGCCGCTTCGATGGCTTCGTCCACCGTGGCCGGCTGGCCGTCGATCAGGGCGTCGGGGTAGTCGTGTGCGGCGGTGTGGTTCTTGAACCAGGCTTGCCCCAGGCTGCACGCCGCCTTGGTCTCGACGATTTTTTCGCCGTCGGCGTGCAGTTCGATATCGTCGCACACGCACCCGCAGAAGGTGCAGGTGGCGTTCTTGACGATCGTCAGACCCGCGCTAGCGCTCGGCATCGCGTTCGCTTTCGTGCTGTTGGTCGCCCGAACCGGGCGGGACGGTAAACGTTCACCCCAGCTCGCGGCCGATGCAACTGCCACGGATGCGTTGTGGCTGAAAGCGGCCCGGCTCGATTTCCTTCCAGGAGGGAATGTCGGGCGAATTCGTCTGGGGTTCAGTCATGTTCCATTCTCGATTTAAGCAACATCTGTAAGAGGCGTCTCCCGACGCCGATAGAGAGACCGCCGCTTCTTGTTGTATTTCGTCCTCGCCATCGGCGTCGGGAGACGCCTCCTACAGCCAGATTTTGTATTGAGTGATTACCCCGCCAACTCCACTTCCACTTCCCAGCCCTTTGAGGTCGGCATGCCCGTCCCGTCGGTAATCTGGCCCATCAGTTTGCAGGTCGGCGGGCCGTAGACGACGAAGATCATGCCGGACGGCACTTTTCCTTCCTTGCAGATGAACATTGCTTCGCCGGTTTCCGACTTCACGCGGACCTGGTTTCCCGCGGCGACACCAATTTCCCGCATGTCATCCGGATGCATCGTGATCGTCGTGGTCATCGCGATGTATTCGGGATGATCCTTGCCGATGTTGATCTGCTGCCCTTGCTTCGTGGTCCGGCCGGCGTTCATCAGGAAGCGTCGCGCCGTCATCGTGGTCCTCGCCTGGGCGGATGGGGAACTAAGGTACCCCCAGCTTAGTGGTGTAGGGCCGGGCGTTCAAGCGCGATATGGGTGTTTCGTCGTGATCGGCGCCGGTCCCAACAAGCCCAGGGCAGGCCTCCCGAGATGGTGGACGATGGATTCGACTCTTTGGGCCTGCCCTGGGCTTAGCGCGGCTACGCGACTATTCAGCAATAGAACGAAACTCGCCGCCCAGTTCGCTCGCAATTCGAGCCTCTAGCCCTGGCCAACGCCGCGCCGGAAGATGATCCCACGATGCCATCGATCACATTGACGTCCCATTGCGAGCAGGACACCGACCGCTTTGGCGCGGCGCTGGCTGATTGCTTGCCGGCCGGGAGCGTCATTGCGCTCGAAGGGCCGCTCGGCGCCGGCAAGACCCGACTCGTGCAAGGCTGGGCGGGGGCGCTAGGCATCGATGCGAAGGATGTCTCCAGTCCCACGTTTGTCCTTTGCCACGAGCATCACGGCCGGTTGGACCTGTACCATTTCGATGCCTATCGAGCCAAGGGCCCGGCGGAGTTCTGGGACCTGGGGATCGACGAGTATTATGATGCCGGCGGCATCGTCGTCATCGAATGGGCCAGCCGCGTGGCGGAATGCTTACCGGCGTCGCGTTGGGAGATCGCCATCGACGTCATTGCCCCGGACGAACGCCGGTTTCGCATCATGACCGTGGGCGACGTTGACGGCGCGGCCTTGGCTCGTCTCGAAAAGTCCTATACTAGCGGCACAAACCGCCACACTAGCCCGTAGCGCCAGCGAGGGAGAAAGGACGATGCTAACCGCTCGAGATGAAACTCTCAGTTGCCCCGCATCGAGGCAACCGAGAGTTTGCTCACGATCTGTACTCAACGTCAACTTTCCCTCGCTGGCGCTACGGGCTCGTGTAGGGCGTGCCCGAACCATCGATTTCTCGGAAGTTAAACTCGCATGACTCACTTGCGTCTCGCGTTGCTTGTGGTCCTGATCGTCGTCGGCGTGGTCGATGTTGCCAGCGCTCAGCCAGCATTTCCGGCGTTCACTGGCGAATCCGTCTATGTGCAGGGCACGGAGGACATCTACAAACCGGTGCGCGAGGCGATCCGCAAGATCGAGGCTAAGTCGCCGCGCCACTATTACGTCGTAGTGCTCGGCTCCACGGGCGAGTGGAACAAGGAATCGGACGAATTGACGGCACAGCTGTTTCAGCAATGGCTCGGCGACGCTCAGCGCGCCGGCAAGAAGATCGACGCCGCGAACAGCGCCCTCGTGTTTCTGGCGATCGAGCAACGCTCGATCTCGGTGCGCGCCGGACAGAACCTGCAGCAAGAGTATGGTTTGACGGCCACCGTGTTGGATCGCGATCTCGTGCAACGTCATTTCGTTCCGGCGGCGCGTGATGGGGACGTACCTGGCGCGCTGGTTGTACTTGTGGAACAGATTGAGTCCCGTATCACGGGGCAGGACGCCGCGGCGGCTGCCAAGCGACAGTTGGCCACGCGTACGTTGCCTATCGGCGCGGGCTCGTTGTTGTTGGTCGCGATCGCGGGTGGGGCGGGGTTTTATTTCTGGCGCAATCGCCAGACGTTCGGCAAGGCCAAGGCGGCCTTCGACGAGTTCAACCTGAAGCTCATCAAGCTGATGGAGCAATGCGACTCGATCAAGCAACAGCACCAACTGTTGCCGTACAGCGACAAAGATTTCACCGAGCCGATGTCCGGCGAAACGCTCGCTATGTACGACGGCGTGGAAATCAAGCTTGCAAAACTGCGAGAAACCTGGCTGGCGCTGATGGATGTGCGGAATCAAATCGAGAAACTGCTCGCCACGAGCAGCACCGTCGGCGGGGACAACGTCACCGTTGCGCGACAGCTCTTGAAAGAAAAAGGAGCGTTGCCGAACGTCGAGGAACTGTACGCCGAATGCCGTCGCGATTTGGAAACGCTCGGCAACGCGCACGAAGGCACTGCGACGGCCGTCAAGAGCGCACAGGCGGAAGCCGCGAAGTTGCCGGAGCGGATTCAAGCGCTCACCTTCGCCGGGTTCAACGTCCGAGCGTATGAAACGCAGCGGCAGGCCATCGAAGGACAACTTGACGCCTTCGCCGGCCGTGCAACCGCCGACCCCGTCGGCACGTTGAAGGCGATTCAAATGCTGCAAACGAGGCAAAAGGAAGTCGCGGACCGGACTGCGCTCTTGCTCGAACTCGACGCCGCTTGGCGTAAGGGAGGCGAGCGCAGCCAGCAAGTCGGCGCCCGTGTGGGCGAAGAACGCGCGGCAGGGCTACGGCTCGACGAAACAGGCGGGAATCCGGACGAACCGATTTCGGCGGCGGAGCGCAGCCTGAGCGCCGCGCGGGACGTGTTGTTGGCGGATCAGCCGGAAGCGGCGCCGGACAAGCTGGCCGGCGCGGAGCAGAATTTCGATCTCGCCGTGTCGCTCGTCGAGCAAGTCCGCGCTGCGCGGGCGAAGTGTCAGCAAACCACGGAGTCAAGCGAAGCGGCGCTCAACGCGGTGCGCGCGGCGGCGCCTTCAGCGCAAGCCCAATTGCAATCGCTGGAGCGGGATTTCGCCGCCGACTCGTGGCAAACCGTGGCGCAGAACGTCGTCACGGCGCAGGAACTCGCCCAGTCGGCAGAGGCCGCTTTGGCGGAGTCCAAGTCGCTGGCGACTGATCAGGCGCAACGATATCTGGCCGCGGCGGCATCCCTCGATCAGGCGAACGCGGACATCGCCGAAGCCGAGGGGCGGCTGACGGCGATTGGCGGGCGATTGCAGGAACTGAACGCGCTCCGTGAGCAATGCGCTCAGCAACGCGGCGCGCTGTTGGAGTCGATGCGAAATCTTGAAAAGTATTTCTCCCAGTATGGCGAGACGATCGACACGCCGGCGCAACGATTGTTCACCGAAGCGCGACTGCTCGAAGAACAGATTGTCGGCGACCTGGATTCCTCGCGGCCGCATTGGCCGAACGTGAAAGCGCGATTGGATCGCCTGACCGCATCGCTGGAGGGCGCGCGGACTGCTGCCGAAGCGGATGTACGGGTTCGCGCCGCGTTCGAGGCCACGTTGAACGATGCGGAACGATTGTCAGCCCGGGTTGCCGAGACCTTGCGTACGCACACGGCGGATCGGCCGCGAGCCAATCAGGCGCATCGCGGCGCCGTCAACGCACTTCAGGCGTTGCGGGGGAATCAAGGCAATTGGCAGCAATTGTTGGCCCGGGCGACGAACGCCAAGCAGGATCTGCAGAATGCCGAACAATGGGCCACCGAGGATATCCGCCTGGCGGCACAAGCAGCCCAGGCAGTCGCCGAAGCCGAGCGTGCCGTCGGCGCGGCGCGCTCGTTCGTCGCCACGGGCATCGCGGCCGACAGCGGTGTTGCCCAGAGCACTTTGGCGGTCGCCCAGCGTCAATACGCGGCGCAGCAGTACGAGCAAGCCATCACCCAGGCCGCGTCGGCGGAACAAAGTGCGCGGCAAGCGCTCCAGGCCGCCGAACAGGCCGCGCGGATGCGGCAAATGCAGCAAGAAGCCGAGCGCCAACGCCGCCACGCGGAACGCGGCGGCATGGGTCAGGTCGTGATCCCCAACCTGCCGAGTTTCAACTTTGGCGGCGGCGGTTCCTCGTCCGGCTCACGCCAGAACGTCTCGACGAGCAATTGGTCCGGCGGCGGGGGCATTTCCACCAGCTCCTGGTCCGGGGGCATCAGCAAGACGAAGTGGTAGGCAGCCCGCCGCGCGAACCGAACCTTCTGCCGGCGGTGTCTGGGCCGTATGATGTTGGGCTTCCGATTTTCACCACTGTACGCCTGGCTGTGACACCGCCATGTTCGAAACACTGACGCCTG
This DNA window, taken from Planctomycetia bacterium, encodes the following:
- a CDS encoding molybdopterin dinucleotide binding domain-containing protein, whose translation is MTARRFLMNAGRTTKQGQQINIGKDHPEYIAMTTTITMHPDDMREIGVAAGNQVRVKSETGEAMFICKEGKVPSGMIFVVYGPPTCKLMGQITDGTGMPTSKGWEVEVELAG
- the tsaE gene encoding tRNA (adenosine(37)-N6)-threonylcarbamoyltransferase complex ATPase subunit type 1 TsaE: MPSITLTSHCEQDTDRFGAALADCLPAGSVIALEGPLGAGKTRLVQGWAGALGIDAKDVSSPTFVLCHEHHGRLDLYHFDAYRAKGPAEFWDLGIDEYYDAGGIVVIEWASRVAECLPASRWEIAIDVIAPDERRFRIMTVGDVDGAALARLEKSYTSGTNRHTSP